One genomic window of Methanosarcina acetivorans C2A includes the following:
- a CDS encoding cysteine hydrolase: protein MTGINRESAALIVVDAQNFILNEKGLNAEWGVLKHAKDTDMIENTKEAIAKAREYSIPIIYLKVILRPQTLHAIGFWKPLLEIDFSKISPEEEEFQTGFVEELAPRSEDFIVVKYNAMNGFFNTDLEQILKGLKRDTLVFTGAITNLCLETTVRGAFDRGYNIIVLSNCTASINAELQKFSIEVVFPMLGEVCTLGELEIVS from the coding sequence ATGACAGGTATAAACAGAGAAAGTGCAGCGCTGATTGTTGTGGACGCACAAAATTTCATACTTAATGAGAAAGGGCTCAATGCGGAATGGGGTGTACTGAAGCACGCTAAAGATACAGATATGATTGAGAATACGAAGGAAGCCATAGCAAAGGCCAGAGAATACAGTATTCCTATTATTTACTTGAAAGTGATCCTGAGACCTCAGACTCTGCATGCGATCGGATTCTGGAAACCGCTCCTAGAAATCGATTTTTCAAAAATCAGCCCGGAAGAGGAGGAGTTTCAGACTGGATTCGTGGAAGAACTTGCCCCCCGGTCCGAGGACTTTATAGTTGTAAAATACAACGCCATGAACGGTTTTTTCAATACCGATTTGGAGCAGATATTGAAGGGTCTTAAACGGGATACGCTGGTCTTTACAGGAGCTATAACGAACCTCTGCCTTGAAACCACGGTTAGAGGAGCTTTTGATAGGGGATACAATATTATAGTGCTTAGCAACTGCACAGCTTCCATCAATGCAGAGCTTCAAAAGTTTTCTATCGAAGTAGTCTTTCCAATGCTGGGGGAAGTCTGCACCCTTGGAGAGCTTGAAATTGTTTCCTGA
- the thsB gene encoding thermosome subunit beta, translating to MAAQPIFILREGSKRTHGSDAQHNNIMAAKAVAEAVRTTLGPKGMDKMLVDSMGDVVITNDGATILKEMDIEHPGAKMIVEVAKTQDAEVGDGTTTAAVLAGEFLTKAEELLESGVHPTLIASGYRLAATQAAKILDTVTISASPEDTETLEKIAGTAITGKGAEAHKAHLSRLAVHAVKSVVEKSEDGKITVDIEDVKTEKRPGGSIKDSEIIEGVIVDKERVHTAMPEVVKDAKVLLLSVPIELKKTETKAEIKITTPDQMQLFLDQEEAMLKEIVDKVIRTGANVVFCQKGIDDLAQYYLTKAGIFAMRRVKKSDMDKLSRATGARVITNLDEIEEADIGYAGLVEEKDVTGSRMTFVTGCKDSKTTSILLRGGTEHVVDGLERALEDALRVVGVALEDQKIVVGGGSPEVELALRLKEYAATLKGREQLAVMKFAESLEVIPQTLAENAGLDPIDMLVEMRSQHEKGNKRAGLNVYTGKIEDMFENNVVEPLRIKTQAINAATEAAIMILRIDDVIASSGGARAGPGGMPGGEMPEDMM from the coding sequence TTGGCAGCACAACCGATCTTTATATTACGGGAAGGAAGCAAGAGAACTCACGGTTCCGACGCTCAGCACAACAACATCATGGCCGCAAAGGCAGTGGCTGAGGCAGTAAGAACCACTCTTGGGCCCAAGGGTATGGACAAGATGCTTGTAGACTCGATGGGAGACGTCGTCATTACCAATGACGGAGCAACCATCCTTAAAGAAATGGACATCGAGCACCCAGGTGCAAAGATGATCGTAGAAGTCGCCAAGACCCAGGACGCCGAGGTCGGGGACGGAACCACCACAGCAGCCGTGCTTGCAGGAGAATTCCTGACAAAGGCAGAAGAACTGCTGGAAAGCGGCGTACACCCCACTTTGATCGCAAGCGGTTACAGGCTTGCAGCAACCCAGGCTGCAAAGATTCTTGACACGGTTACCATCAGTGCATCTCCCGAAGATACCGAGACTCTTGAGAAAATAGCAGGTACAGCCATCACCGGAAAGGGTGCAGAGGCGCACAAAGCCCACCTTTCAAGGCTCGCAGTCCATGCGGTTAAGTCCGTTGTCGAGAAAAGCGAAGATGGAAAGATCACTGTAGACATCGAGGACGTAAAGACTGAAAAGAGACCCGGTGGCAGCATTAAAGATTCCGAGATTATCGAGGGTGTAATTGTCGACAAGGAACGGGTCCACACCGCCATGCCGGAAGTTGTGAAGGATGCAAAGGTCCTCCTCTTAAGCGTACCAATCGAACTCAAAAAGACAGAAACCAAAGCCGAAATAAAGATCACCACCCCTGACCAGATGCAGCTTTTCCTCGACCAGGAAGAAGCCATGCTCAAGGAAATTGTGGACAAAGTGATCAGGACAGGCGCAAACGTGGTATTCTGCCAGAAGGGCATTGATGACCTTGCCCAGTACTACCTGACAAAGGCAGGCATTTTCGCCATGCGGAGGGTAAAGAAGAGCGACATGGACAAGCTCTCCAGAGCCACAGGTGCAAGGGTTATTACCAACCTGGATGAAATCGAGGAGGCAGACATCGGCTATGCAGGCCTTGTGGAAGAAAAGGATGTCACCGGTTCCAGAATGACCTTTGTCACAGGCTGCAAGGACAGCAAGACAACCTCTATTCTTCTCCGCGGCGGAACGGAGCACGTAGTGGACGGCCTTGAGAGAGCCCTTGAAGATGCTCTCAGAGTTGTCGGCGTTGCTCTCGAAGACCAGAAAATCGTAGTTGGTGGCGGCTCCCCTGAAGTAGAACTCGCTCTCAGGCTCAAGGAATATGCAGCAACCCTCAAAGGCAGGGAACAGCTTGCAGTTATGAAGTTCGCCGAGTCCCTCGAAGTAATCCCCCAGACCCTCGCTGAAAACGCAGGACTTGACCCGATCGACATGCTCGTGGAAATGCGCTCCCAGCATGAAAAAGGCAACAAGAGGGCAGGACTCAACGTCTACACAGGCAAGATCGAGGACATGTTCGAAAACAATGTTGTCGAACCCCTCAGGATCAAGACCCAGGCAATCAACGCAGCTACCGAAGCCGCAATCATGATCCTCAGGATCGATGATGTAATCGCTTCATCCGGCGGCGCAAGAGCTGGCCCAGGCGGAATGCCAGGCGGCGAAATGCCTGAAGACATGATGTGA
- a CDS encoding DUF473 domain-containing protein produces MEYIALTGIADSVIEILKKHELRTLEIRNPQNFFGVLGLNAGDSVLLTSTSLQDLTDGTSGLIAKVIQKEISVHSFVSSNDLYIEERETLSARIQLECRHMARVRSVISNEIGKPVRVDARDISCYEAR; encoded by the coding sequence ATGGAGTACATTGCGTTAACAGGGATTGCCGATTCCGTAATTGAGATCCTGAAAAAACACGAGCTGAGGACTCTTGAGATCCGAAATCCGCAGAACTTTTTCGGAGTACTGGGGCTCAATGCAGGAGATAGTGTTCTCCTGACTTCTACGAGCCTTCAGGATCTTACTGACGGAACTTCGGGACTCATAGCAAAGGTTATTCAAAAGGAAATTTCTGTTCACTCATTTGTCAGCTCAAATGATCTCTACATTGAAGAACGAGAGACTCTTTCAGCTCGCATTCAACTTGAGTGCCGGCATATGGCAAGGGTGAGAAGTGTTATTTCAAATGAAATCGGGAAACCGGTACGGGTAGATGCAAGGGATATCTCCTGCTACGAAGCCAGATAA
- a CDS encoding proteasome assembly chaperone family protein, with the protein MVFLSTTTDYDNNDVKIITKPVQSKNPILIEGFPGIGLVGNIASQHMIEEMNMEYIGSIESRYFPSIAVLYEGLINMPVRIYENVEHNIIIVISDIPISHSVSYDVSNALVDWAESINVREIASIAGIAIMDGGHKVFGAATTPEMLDKIKDKVEIFQMGTISGISGSVMAECLLRGIPAISLLGATKTQNPDPRAASAVIGVLNELYGLSVSTDRLIEQAERIETELQKLAEDVQATERKGEVKKEFPMYG; encoded by the coding sequence GTGGTTTTTCTGTCAACTACTACAGACTATGACAACAACGACGTGAAGATTATTACCAAACCTGTGCAGTCAAAAAACCCTATTTTGATTGAAGGTTTTCCCGGAATCGGGCTTGTGGGGAATATAGCAAGTCAGCACATGATAGAAGAGATGAATATGGAGTATATCGGCTCCATTGAGTCCAGGTATTTCCCTTCAATTGCAGTGCTTTATGAAGGGCTCATAAACATGCCTGTAAGGATCTACGAAAACGTGGAGCATAACATCATTATAGTTATCTCCGATATTCCGATCAGCCATTCGGTTTCCTATGATGTGAGCAATGCCCTTGTGGACTGGGCTGAGTCTATCAATGTCAGGGAGATTGCTTCTATTGCAGGAATTGCAATTATGGACGGGGGGCACAAGGTCTTTGGGGCAGCTACCACACCGGAAATGCTGGATAAAATCAAGGATAAGGTGGAAATTTTCCAGATGGGAACAATTTCCGGGATTTCAGGGAGCGTAATGGCCGAATGCCTGCTGCGCGGGATTCCTGCAATCAGTCTGCTTGGAGCTACAAAAACCCAGAACCCTGACCCAAGAGCCGCTTCCGCCGTTATTGGGGTCCTTAATGAACTGTACGGACTTTCGGTCAGCACCGACAGGCTTATTGAGCAGGCCGAGCGCATAGAAACCGAGCTCCAGAAGCTTGCTGAAGATGTTCAGGCTACCGAGCGGAAGGGAGAAGTCAAAAAGGAGTTCCCAATGTACGGGTGA
- a CDS encoding pyruvate kinase alpha/beta domain-containing protein → MKKSILYLDSVGEENTDAVVEAAAKRAAELGIAHIVVASTSGKTALKMAEAVKGSNIKVIGVSHQYGQKEKGEWEVEAEYKKKLEELGAVITTQSHMFSGIERSITKKFGGYSRLEVIADTLRSLFGKGFKVAIEVAIMAADSGHIPVSDNTEIIAIGGTRQGADVALVLRPAHSNDFFSLQVREIIAMPRAKED, encoded by the coding sequence ATGAAAAAATCAATTCTCTATCTGGACAGCGTAGGAGAAGAGAATACAGACGCAGTTGTCGAAGCTGCAGCAAAAAGAGCTGCAGAACTTGGAATAGCCCATATCGTAGTTGCCAGTACCAGCGGAAAAACCGCCCTCAAAATGGCAGAAGCAGTAAAGGGCAGCAATATCAAAGTAATCGGAGTAAGCCACCAGTACGGCCAGAAGGAAAAAGGCGAGTGGGAAGTCGAAGCAGAATACAAAAAGAAGCTCGAAGAGCTTGGCGCAGTAATCACCACCCAGTCCCACATGTTTTCCGGAATCGAGCGCTCGATCACAAAGAAGTTCGGAGGCTATTCAAGGCTTGAAGTAATAGCCGATACCCTGCGTTCCCTATTCGGCAAGGGCTTCAAGGTAGCCATAGAAGTTGCCATCATGGCGGCGGACTCAGGCCATATCCCTGTCTCGGACAACACGGAAATCATAGCCATAGGAGGCACGAGGCAGGGTGCAGACGTAGCTCTCGTGCTGAGGCCGGCTCATAGCAATGACTTCTTCTCCCTGCAGGTAAGGGAAATTATTGCAATGCCGCGGGCAAAAGAAGACTGA
- a CDS encoding type VII toxin-antitoxin system HepT family RNase toxin, whose protein sequence is MEISLACMIDICEMIISSEKLRRPDTYREVILILGQHDILPKEFAKKLSHAAGFRNVLFHMYADIDLEKLYSHLQNDIDDLELFAEYVAKYLVSKYE, encoded by the coding sequence ATGGAGATCTCCCTTGCCTGCATGATTGATATCTGCGAGATGATCATTTCTAGCGAGAAACTGAGGCGTCCGGATACTTACAGAGAAGTTATACTTATACTTGGGCAGCACGACATCCTCCCAAAGGAATTTGCCAAAAAACTATCACATGCGGCCGGTTTTCGAAATGTGCTTTTCCATATGTATGCAGATATTGACCTGGAAAAGCTTTACTCCCATCTTCAAAACGACATTGATGACCTGGAACTTTTTGCTGAATACGTTGCTAAGTACCTGGTTTCTAAATACGAATAA
- a CDS encoding type VII toxin-antitoxin system MntA family adenylyltransferase antitoxin has protein sequence MSPAMPQLNLKQLEQELREFFSGVEYVTLAYLFGSTVRGEANSLSDIDIAVLFDDTILQKDTFDLQLELISELTGLLKTNNVDLVLLNDSPLLLTYNIIRNGIILKADEPLRVKFETKIMSRYLDERYHIERHAKESLKRIAESGFR, from the coding sequence ATGTCGCCTGCTATGCCACAATTAAATCTCAAACAGCTTGAACAGGAGCTAAGGGAATTTTTCTCCGGAGTCGAGTATGTTACATTAGCCTATCTTTTCGGCTCAACCGTCCGGGGAGAAGCTAACAGCCTGAGCGACATAGATATTGCTGTTCTTTTTGATGATACTATTTTACAAAAGGACACTTTTGACCTTCAGCTGGAATTAATAAGTGAACTTACAGGTCTCCTTAAAACTAACAATGTAGACCTTGTGCTGCTCAATGATTCACCTCTTCTTTTGACTTATAACATCATACGTAACGGAATCATTTTAAAGGCTGATGAACCTTTAAGGGTAAAGTTTGAGACTAAAATCATGTCCAGGTACCTGGATGAGCGATACCACATTGAAAGGCATGCAAAAGAGAGCTTGAAAAGGATAGCAGAGAGTGGATTTCGATGA
- the tgtA gene encoding tRNA guanosine(15) transglycosylase TgtA, which produces MSAIFEILDKDAGGRIGKLRTPHGIVETPTVMPVINPNIQLISPKEMKSFGAEILITNSYIIYRKEELRTVALEKGLHGLLGFDGPIMTDSGSFQLSVYGSVEVTNEEILGFQQKIGSDIIVPLDIPTPPDVHFRRAEEELAVTAERLEAARKFIQGEQLLAGPVQGSTYPELREKAASRLRDLNFEVYPLGAVVPLMEAYRYAELVDVIAASKKGLSPTSPVHLFGAGHPMMFALAVSLGCDLFDSAAYALYAKDGRYITANGTYHLEKLNYLPCSCPVCSKYTADELRKAKNKEELLGKHNLYATFAEIRLIKQSIKDGKLLELVEQRCRAHPKLLDGLKRLYTHSAWLEQFDPATKGTYFYCGPESSFRPEVLRFEKRLDRFSLEGSAIIRTAPVKGEKDYDRVLTFKAPFGSFPAEMEEVYPFNAEVPKFPDYETLSTALSNTLKLMELNPGAEFTFICEKEFEHPLIEEIGKKAKLVYRAAWKKE; this is translated from the coding sequence ATGTCAGCGATATTTGAAATTCTCGACAAAGATGCAGGCGGCAGGATAGGGAAACTCAGGACCCCCCACGGAATAGTTGAGACCCCCACAGTCATGCCTGTTATCAATCCGAACATCCAGCTTATCTCCCCGAAAGAAATGAAAAGCTTCGGGGCTGAAATTCTTATCACCAATTCCTATATCATCTACCGGAAAGAAGAACTGCGAACTGTCGCCCTGGAAAAAGGACTGCACGGGCTCCTTGGCTTTGACGGGCCGATAATGACAGACTCGGGCTCTTTCCAGCTTTCAGTATACGGGTCAGTGGAAGTTACGAACGAAGAGATCCTCGGGTTCCAGCAGAAAATCGGGAGCGACATCATAGTTCCCCTTGATATCCCGACTCCTCCGGATGTCCACTTCAGGAGAGCGGAAGAAGAACTTGCAGTCACTGCCGAACGCCTTGAAGCTGCCCGCAAATTCATCCAGGGTGAACAGCTCCTGGCAGGCCCGGTCCAGGGCTCGACTTATCCCGAACTCAGGGAAAAGGCGGCATCTCGCTTAAGAGACCTGAACTTTGAGGTTTATCCCCTGGGAGCAGTTGTCCCGCTAATGGAGGCCTATCGCTACGCAGAACTTGTGGATGTAATTGCCGCATCCAAAAAAGGACTTTCTCCAACCTCACCTGTACACCTCTTCGGGGCAGGGCATCCCATGATGTTTGCCCTTGCAGTCTCTCTTGGCTGCGACCTTTTTGACTCGGCAGCTTATGCCCTATATGCAAAGGACGGGCGTTATATTACTGCAAACGGGACGTATCACCTGGAAAAACTGAATTATCTGCCCTGCTCCTGCCCTGTCTGTTCCAAATATACTGCCGACGAGTTGAGAAAAGCCAAAAATAAAGAAGAGCTTCTCGGAAAGCACAATCTTTATGCAACTTTTGCCGAAATCCGGCTGATCAAGCAGTCCATCAAGGACGGAAAACTGCTCGAGCTTGTCGAACAGCGCTGCCGTGCCCATCCGAAACTTCTTGACGGACTGAAAAGGCTCTACACTCACTCTGCATGGCTGGAACAGTTTGATCCTGCAACCAAGGGCACATACTTTTACTGCGGGCCGGAATCCTCCTTTAGACCGGAAGTCCTGCGTTTCGAAAAGCGGCTGGACAGATTCAGCCTTGAAGGTTCGGCAATTATCCGCACAGCTCCTGTTAAGGGAGAAAAGGATTATGACCGGGTTCTGACATTCAAAGCTCCCTTCGGGTCGTTCCCTGCAGAAATGGAAGAGGTATACCCCTTCAATGCCGAGGTCCCGAAGTTCCCGGACTATGAAACCCTCAGTACAGCTCTCTCAAATACCCTTAAATTGATGGAACTGAATCCCGGAGCAGAATTTACCTTTATCTGCGAAAAGGAGTTTGAACACCCGTTAATTGAAGAAATAGGGAAGAAAGCAAAGCTTGTATACAGGGCAGCCTGGAAAAAAGAATAA
- a CDS encoding UbiA family prenyltransferase — MSLTARIGELSPYLRLLRPELYYMDLTLPAASAILASYLATGGLPLLVPFLIAVIGGFAAITSSYVFNDCCDVDIDTINIPDRPLPSSRVSKNSAMMYAFLLLLIAGAAAAYLNPESLVVLFIAAATITIYSIFAKRSTFLSFLPVGISYGLVPVGVWLAFDPAGILKGGDGVILPLPAICFGLMMCVTDWAFTLGGVARDVEGDRLKGAPTMPVTFGIPFTAKFVTFWWIVGVIASVIIGWSARLGPVFFAGALASGLWMLAQCFDFIKHPTPERGGALFLNGSNYRAIMFGSMILDVVLCIYLGSYTSILW, encoded by the coding sequence TTGTCCCTTACAGCAAGAATCGGGGAGCTCAGCCCTTACCTCCGGCTGCTGAGACCCGAACTCTACTACATGGACCTGACCCTCCCTGCCGCAAGCGCTATCCTTGCTTCCTACCTGGCAACCGGAGGGCTGCCCTTACTTGTCCCCTTCCTGATTGCCGTGATAGGAGGTTTTGCGGCAATAACCAGTTCATATGTTTTCAATGACTGCTGTGATGTCGATATCGATACAATCAATATCCCGGACAGACCACTTCCCTCCTCGAGAGTCTCGAAGAATTCGGCGATGATGTACGCGTTCTTGCTTTTGCTTATCGCAGGTGCCGCAGCCGCATACCTGAACCCGGAATCCCTTGTAGTCCTCTTTATCGCAGCTGCAACCATTACCATATACTCAATCTTTGCAAAGCGCAGCACCTTCCTGAGCTTTCTTCCCGTGGGGATATCCTACGGGCTTGTTCCTGTAGGCGTCTGGCTCGCCTTTGATCCTGCCGGGATTTTGAAGGGCGGCGACGGAGTAATCCTTCCTCTTCCTGCAATCTGTTTCGGACTTATGATGTGCGTTACGGACTGGGCTTTTACCCTTGGAGGCGTTGCCAGAGATGTTGAAGGAGACCGGCTGAAAGGAGCACCGACAATGCCCGTAACTTTTGGAATTCCCTTTACCGCAAAGTTTGTGACCTTCTGGTGGATTGTTGGGGTTATTGCTTCAGTCATAATAGGCTGGTCAGCCAGACTCGGCCCGGTCTTTTTTGCAGGGGCTCTTGCCTCGGGGCTCTGGATGCTTGCCCAGTGCTTTGACTTTATAAAACACCCGACGCCTGAGAGAGGAGGCGCGCTTTTCCTTAACGGCTCAAACTACAGGGCAATAATGTTCGGGTCAATGATCCTGGACGTGGTGCTCTGCATATATCTTGGATCTTATACCTCCATTCTCTGGTAA
- a CDS encoding NAD(P)/FAD-dependent oxidoreductase yields MDAEIIVIGASPAGLMAARNACEKGTDVLLLEKKDEIGYPPHPANSFFKGMLDRCGEKADPSYVVHYLKGMKIISPVGREVIVETPGYSIDKAKFDRFYAEKVMKTGVDIRTGVEAKDIWREGGEFAVSTSAGRFRSKLVIISDGVNSKMASLLGLKTMKHPEDIAWGTELDIRAPGLGKPEFFEYYVGNHAPGWKTTYAPRGGDNAAIGAYVRRCGMDATPYLNAWVERFKKLKGLEELEVVRKLSGGDPIVTIPGEYITDGIMVVGGAAGQSGIGYAMRAGQICGDVAADAVKKGDISKSALSEYQRTWEKEFKVEHYIGRMGLETLRKMTDREIDEMTKVFEKEDLSFIHGSAFEQALQVFTFMLRKKPTAMLNYRTFLRNK; encoded by the coding sequence ATGGATGCGGAAATTATTGTAATCGGGGCGTCCCCTGCGGGGCTCATGGCTGCCAGAAACGCCTGTGAAAAGGGTACAGATGTCCTTTTACTGGAAAAAAAGGATGAGATAGGATACCCTCCCCACCCTGCAAACTCTTTTTTTAAGGGGATGCTTGACAGGTGCGGAGAAAAGGCAGACCCGTCTTATGTTGTACACTACCTCAAAGGAATGAAGATCATCTCTCCGGTAGGACGCGAGGTAATAGTAGAGACTCCAGGCTATTCTATTGACAAAGCAAAGTTTGACCGGTTTTATGCTGAAAAAGTAATGAAAACCGGAGTTGACATCAGGACAGGGGTAGAGGCAAAGGATATCTGGAGAGAAGGAGGGGAATTTGCTGTCAGCACTTCGGCGGGGAGATTCAGATCGAAACTTGTAATCATATCCGACGGCGTAAATTCGAAAATGGCTTCTCTTCTGGGTCTGAAGACGATGAAGCACCCCGAGGATATCGCCTGGGGAACCGAACTGGATATCAGGGCACCCGGCCTGGGCAAGCCTGAGTTTTTTGAGTATTATGTGGGAAACCATGCCCCCGGCTGGAAGACCACCTACGCACCCAGAGGAGGCGATAATGCCGCAATCGGAGCATATGTGCGCAGGTGCGGGATGGACGCAACTCCATACCTGAATGCCTGGGTAGAGCGCTTCAAAAAGCTTAAAGGGCTCGAGGAACTTGAGGTTGTAAGAAAACTTTCAGGGGGAGACCCTATCGTAACCATCCCGGGAGAATACATAACGGACGGGATAATGGTAGTCGGAGGAGCGGCAGGCCAGTCCGGGATAGGCTATGCGATGAGGGCAGGCCAGATCTGCGGGGATGTGGCGGCAGATGCTGTAAAAAAGGGAGACATCTCAAAAAGTGCCCTTTCGGAATATCAGAGAACCTGGGAAAAAGAGTTTAAGGTCGAACATTACATCGGACGTATGGGGCTTGAGACCCTGAGGAAGATGACGGACAGGGAAATCGATGAGATGACAAAGGTATTTGAAAAAGAAGACCTCTCCTTCATCCACGGCAGTGCATTTGAACAGGCTCTGCAGGTTTTTACATTCATGCTAAGGAAGAAGCCCACAGCCATGCTGAACTACAGAACGTTTCTGAGGAATAAGTAA
- a CDS encoding radical SAM protein yields the protein MQYEFYKNPLFRVYAEIEDGCLKMKTGGVASPLMKKFLTTNISIFDGEKPANVEADRLIYSTWMPPIPSQGFDRLVRSQMSSMFGKNMPDQVTISITEDCPNNCIHCALPDTKNRAKLAPETVKAVIDQVLEMGTTFVIFDGGEPLTYPGLEALISYVDPDKAITGMFTSGVGMTEERARSLKAAGLYSLTVSFDSAYEEKHDYVRGRKGVFKSAVEAVRNGLTAGLLVNIYVVLSRDNVNELDELYALATKLGVHELSFYEIVPTGRWIDHASEIMTPKDLRKFDNFVSGAREKEGPRIFPIPQIMRTTGCMAGRKWLHITPEGNILPCACVPIPYGNVHRDRIREVWKKIREDPAYNAKCCLMRNPEFREKYLKLLE from the coding sequence ATGCAGTACGAGTTTTATAAAAATCCCCTTTTCAGGGTTTATGCTGAAATCGAAGATGGATGCCTGAAGATGAAAACCGGAGGAGTAGCCTCACCTCTCATGAAAAAATTCCTTACTACAAATATCTCGATTTTTGACGGCGAAAAGCCTGCAAATGTAGAAGCTGACCGCCTTATCTATTCTACCTGGATGCCTCCAATTCCGAGTCAGGGCTTTGACCGGCTTGTAAGGAGCCAGATGTCATCAATGTTCGGGAAAAATATGCCTGACCAGGTAACAATCTCGATTACCGAGGACTGCCCCAACAACTGCATCCACTGTGCCCTCCCCGACACAAAGAATAGAGCGAAGCTTGCACCCGAAACAGTTAAAGCTGTAATCGATCAGGTTCTTGAGATGGGTACAACCTTTGTGATTTTTGATGGAGGGGAACCCCTGACCTATCCGGGTCTGGAAGCCCTGATAAGCTACGTTGATCCTGATAAAGCCATCACTGGGATGTTCACCTCAGGAGTCGGGATGACAGAAGAACGCGCAAGGAGCCTGAAAGCCGCGGGACTGTATTCCCTTACGGTCAGTTTTGACAGCGCGTATGAGGAAAAGCACGATTATGTGAGGGGCAGGAAAGGGGTTTTCAAAAGCGCGGTTGAAGCAGTCAGAAACGGACTTACGGCTGGGCTGCTAGTAAACATATACGTAGTGCTTTCAAGGGATAATGTCAACGAGCTTGATGAACTCTACGCCCTTGCAACGAAGCTTGGAGTCCACGAACTCTCCTTCTATGAGATAGTGCCGACAGGCAGGTGGATAGACCATGCTTCCGAGATCATGACCCCAAAAGATCTCAGGAAATTTGACAATTTTGTGTCCGGCGCAAGGGAAAAAGAAGGACCCAGAATTTTTCCGATTCCCCAGATTATGAGGACTACAGGCTGTATGGCAGGCAGAAAGTGGCTGCACATCACGCCCGAAGGAAATATTCTCCCCTGCGCCTGCGTCCCTATTCCCTACGGAAATGTCCACAGGGACAGGATAAGGGAAGTCTGGAAAAAGATAAGGGAAGACCCCGCATACAATGCAAAATGCTGCCTTATGAGAAACCCTGAGTTCAGAGAAAAATACCTGAAGCTTCTGGAGTAA